Proteins encoded by one window of Gemmatimonadaceae bacterium:
- the trpA gene encoding tryptophan synthase subunit alpha: MLTARFEALRARGRRALVCYATAGHPDPEASIALWQGLASAGADVLEVGVPFSDPMADGPVIQASSQAALAHGVSLDRALEMVSRAKLDIPVVLFSYLNPLIAAGPDVLTRAAAAGVHGVLVTDLPVGSDTAREAWLGEGPLDFVRLVAPTTPAARMAEIARHGRGFVYLISRLGVTGVSELLPSDLPQTIDRLRSVCTLPICVGFGIARPEQARSLGQHADGIVVGSAIVRAANESVDAAVALAAGLRAALDERTA; the protein is encoded by the coding sequence GTGCTTACTGCTCGCTTTGAGGCGCTCCGCGCCCGGGGCCGCCGCGCCCTCGTCTGCTACGCCACCGCCGGCCATCCCGACCCCGAGGCCAGCATCGCGCTCTGGCAGGGGCTCGCGTCGGCCGGCGCCGATGTGCTCGAAGTCGGCGTTCCGTTCTCCGATCCGATGGCGGACGGCCCGGTCATCCAGGCCAGCTCGCAGGCGGCGCTCGCCCACGGCGTGTCGCTCGATCGCGCGCTCGAGATGGTGTCGCGCGCGAAGCTCGACATTCCGGTCGTGCTGTTCAGTTACCTGAATCCGCTCATCGCGGCGGGACCGGACGTGCTCACGCGGGCGGCCGCGGCGGGCGTGCACGGCGTGCTCGTCACCGACCTTCCAGTGGGCAGTGATACCGCGCGCGAAGCCTGGCTGGGTGAGGGGCCGCTCGACTTTGTGCGCCTGGTCGCGCCCACCACGCCCGCCGCCCGGATGGCGGAGATCGCGCGCCACGGCCGCGGCTTCGTCTACCTCATCTCGCGGCTCGGCGTGACGGGTGTGAGCGAACTACTGCCGTCGGACCTGCCGCAGACGATCGACCGCCTGCGCTCGGTCTGCACGCTGCCCATCTGTGTGGGGTTCGGCATTGCCCGTCCCGAACAGGCCCGCTCGCTGGGCCAGCACGCGGACGGCATCGTGGTGGGAAGTGCGATCGTGCGGGCGGCCAACGAATCGGTGGACGCCGCCGTCGCGCTGGCCGCCGGGCTGCGTGCCGCGCTGGACGAGCGCACGGCATGA
- the aspS gene encoding aspartate--tRNA ligase, whose product MIEENVFATSLRTHHCGALRAAHAGTAVTLGGWVHRSRNLGGLVFIDLRDRAGLVQVSFNPDWSSAAAIADAAAVGVESVVLVEGVVEPRPAEMRNPHLETGEIEVRATSIRVVGPAVTPAIPVARGKNDQLPAEDLRLRHRYLDLRRPELQANLILRHRLLQVTRQYLSDRGFLELETPILTKPTPEGARDYLVPSRVHPGEFYALPQSPQIYKQLFMCSGFDRYFQIARCFRDEDLRQDRQPEFTQIDIEASFISREDIFALSEGMVAAIWRAAGHEVPTPFERMSYADAMERYGCDRPDLRYGLEVTDFTAAFAPLEFVVTRTAIENGGRVRGIRVPGGAAWSRKQVDELEAVAKGAGAGGLLRIKKADGKLEGPVAKFLTPAAEAALALGDGDLALLVAAGDRIGSPALDRVRQECARRLGIVDEQARRFLWVTDFPMFDKDPATGALSAVHHPFTAANPDDMAAYPDAPEKWRALAYDCVLNGLELGGGSIRTSDPRVQSRMFALLGIGDEAEQERRFGFLLEGLRAGAPPHGGIAFGFDRISMLLSNGSSLRDVIAFPKTTAARALFENAPSTVPSDDLRELHLRSTVEGE is encoded by the coding sequence TTGATCGAAGAGAACGTATTCGCCACATCGCTGCGCACGCATCATTGCGGGGCGCTGCGCGCCGCCCATGCCGGAACCGCCGTCACGCTTGGCGGGTGGGTGCATCGTTCACGCAATCTCGGCGGCCTGGTCTTCATTGACCTGCGCGACCGCGCGGGACTCGTGCAGGTGAGCTTCAACCCCGACTGGTCGAGCGCGGCGGCGATTGCCGATGCCGCAGCCGTGGGTGTGGAGTCCGTCGTGCTGGTGGAGGGTGTGGTCGAGCCGCGACCGGCGGAGATGCGCAACCCGCATCTCGAGACGGGGGAGATCGAAGTGCGCGCCACGTCGATCCGCGTCGTGGGGCCCGCGGTCACCCCGGCCATTCCCGTCGCCCGCGGCAAGAACGATCAGCTGCCGGCGGAGGACCTCCGGCTTCGCCACCGCTATCTCGACCTGCGCCGTCCCGAGCTGCAGGCCAACCTGATCCTGCGCCACCGGCTGCTGCAGGTGACGCGGCAGTACCTGAGCGATCGCGGCTTCCTCGAACTCGAGACGCCGATCCTCACCAAGCCGACGCCGGAGGGCGCGCGCGACTACCTGGTGCCGAGCCGCGTGCATCCGGGCGAGTTCTACGCGCTCCCGCAGTCGCCGCAGATCTACAAGCAGCTGTTCATGTGCAGCGGATTCGATCGCTACTTCCAGATCGCGCGCTGCTTCCGCGACGAGGACCTGCGGCAGGATCGCCAGCCGGAGTTCACGCAGATCGACATCGAGGCGTCCTTCATCAGTCGCGAGGACATCTTCGCGCTGTCGGAAGGGATGGTCGCGGCCATCTGGCGCGCGGCGGGGCACGAGGTGCCCACGCCCTTCGAGCGCATGTCGTACGCCGATGCGATGGAGCGCTACGGCTGCGACCGCCCGGACCTGCGGTACGGGCTCGAGGTCACCGACTTCACGGCGGCGTTTGCGCCGCTGGAGTTCGTGGTCACCAGGACGGCCATCGAGAACGGCGGCCGGGTGCGTGGCATTCGGGTGCCCGGCGGCGCGGCCTGGAGTCGCAAGCAGGTGGATGAACTCGAAGCCGTGGCCAAGGGGGCCGGCGCCGGCGGGCTGCTCCGCATCAAGAAGGCCGACGGCAAGCTCGAAGGCCCGGTGGCGAAGTTCCTGACGCCGGCCGCCGAGGCGGCGCTCGCGCTCGGTGACGGCGACCTCGCGCTCCTCGTGGCCGCGGGTGACCGCATCGGCAGCCCGGCGCTGGACCGCGTGCGCCAGGAGTGCGCGCGCCGGCTGGGCATCGTGGATGAGCAGGCGCGCCGGTTCCTCTGGGTCACCGATTTTCCGATGTTCGACAAGGATCCGGCGACCGGGGCCCTCTCCGCCGTGCATCACCCATTCACGGCGGCCAATCCCGACGACATGGCGGCGTATCCCGACGCGCCGGAGAAGTGGCGCGCCCTCGCCTACGACTGCGTGCTCAACGGGCTCGAACTCGGCGGCGGCTCGATTCGCACTTCGGATCCACGCGTGCAATCGCGGATGTTCGCCCTCCTCGGCATTGGGGACGAGGCGGAACAGGAGCGCCGGTTCGGCTTCCTGCTCGAAGGGTTGCGCGCCGGCGCGCCGCCGCACGGCGGCATCGCGTTCGGCTTCGACCGCATCTCGATGCTGCTCTCGAACGGCAGCTCGCTGCGCGATGTCATTGCCTTCCCCAAGACGACGGCCGCGCGCGCGCTGTTCGAGAACGCGCCGAGCACGGTGCCGTCGGACGACCTGCGCGAGCTGCACCTGCGGTCCACCGTGGAGGGAGAGTGA
- a CDS encoding HEAT repeat domain-containing protein produces the protein MTVPTAAVPMQGPDDLEPPFSPQLVSEMLRQLDKTIRAHLLYLNNHNNPSYVRSLELARAVFAPLWAETDAIRLAVTDTALEWYGQKVFEEPTKASDSLPWTLFKDGLRELTLQRGFEEKEISAFLDIIPKVRHALPSQDDLLTLLWEQEFTTLAYRYVDVSDESAPLEASPEPGRWPKSSGGEAEDPSEAVLDAKQEAQSGGSSGGTSEEQGRSGIVRMEDFDTTLYFLDEKEVEYLRQETLREYSTDLRRAVLDSLLDIFEFQVDPLVRAEVLGHIEALMLHLLSAGQFAAVAYLLREASLTLDRARDVQPETKARLASLSERLSEPAALGQLLEAMDASPVLPSAAELNELFGQLRPGALSTIFAWLPRAQNVGLRPLLEGAATRIAESATAELVKLIADPSREVALEAIRRCGAMRTAAGVPAMARALEYGDREMRLAVMSALGDIASPGAMQAMEKALADPDRDLRVQAARTLMARQYRPALQRAEAAVKSKELREADRTERLAFFELYGSLCGDGGIAFLDGILNAKGGLFARKEDPELRACAAVALGRIGSATAKESLQRADGDKDVIVRNAVSRALRGGGVQ, from the coding sequence ATGACCGTTCCCACGGCCGCCGTCCCGATGCAGGGGCCCGACGACCTCGAGCCGCCGTTTTCTCCGCAGCTGGTTTCGGAGATGCTGCGGCAGCTCGACAAGACCATTCGTGCGCACCTGCTCTACCTGAACAACCACAACAACCCGAGCTACGTCCGCTCGCTCGAGCTGGCGCGCGCCGTGTTCGCGCCGTTGTGGGCGGAGACCGATGCCATCCGGCTGGCGGTGACCGACACGGCGCTCGAGTGGTACGGACAGAAGGTTTTCGAGGAGCCGACGAAGGCGTCGGACTCGCTGCCGTGGACATTGTTCAAGGACGGGCTGCGCGAACTCACGCTGCAGCGGGGGTTCGAGGAGAAGGAGATCAGCGCCTTTCTCGACATCATCCCCAAGGTGCGTCACGCGCTGCCGAGCCAGGACGACCTGCTGACGCTGCTGTGGGAGCAGGAGTTCACGACGCTGGCGTATCGCTACGTGGACGTCTCCGACGAATCGGCGCCGCTCGAGGCGTCGCCCGAGCCGGGGCGCTGGCCGAAGTCGAGCGGTGGTGAGGCGGAGGATCCCAGCGAGGCGGTGCTGGACGCCAAGCAGGAAGCGCAGTCGGGCGGGTCGTCGGGCGGCACCTCCGAGGAGCAGGGGCGATCCGGAATCGTCCGGATGGAGGACTTCGACACCACGCTCTACTTCCTCGACGAGAAGGAAGTGGAGTACCTGCGGCAGGAGACGCTGCGCGAGTACTCGACCGACCTTCGGCGCGCCGTCCTCGACTCGCTCCTCGACATCTTCGAATTCCAGGTCGATCCGCTGGTGCGCGCCGAGGTGCTCGGGCACATCGAAGCCCTCATGCTGCACCTGCTGTCCGCCGGGCAGTTTGCGGCGGTGGCGTATCTCCTGCGCGAGGCGTCGCTGACGCTCGACCGGGCGCGCGATGTGCAGCCGGAGACGAAGGCGCGGCTGGCGTCGCTGTCCGAGCGCCTGAGCGAGCCCGCGGCCCTCGGCCAGCTGCTCGAAGCGATGGATGCCTCGCCCGTGCTGCCCTCGGCGGCGGAACTCAACGAGCTCTTCGGGCAGCTGCGGCCGGGGGCGCTGTCCACGATTTTCGCGTGGCTCCCCCGCGCGCAGAACGTCGGGCTGCGCCCGCTCCTCGAGGGGGCGGCGACGCGCATCGCGGAATCGGCCACCGCGGAACTGGTGAAGCTCATCGCCGATCCCTCGCGCGAGGTCGCGCTCGAGGCGATTCGCCGCTGCGGGGCGATGCGTACGGCGGCGGGCGTGCCCGCGATGGCGCGCGCGCTCGAATACGGCGATCGCGAGATGCGGCTCGCCGTCATGTCGGCGCTGGGTGACATCGCGTCGCCGGGCGCCATGCAGGCGATGGAGAAGGCGCTGGCCGATCCGGACCGCGACCTGCGCGTCCAGGCGGCCCGCACGCTCATGGCGCGCCAGTACCGGCCCGCGCTGCAGCGCGCCGAAGCGGCGGTGAAGAGCAAGGAATTGCGCGAGGCCGATCGCACGGAACGCCTGGCGTTCTTCGAACTGTACGGGTCGCTCTGCGGCGACGGCGGCATCGCCTTTCTCGACGGCATCCTCAACGCCAAGGGCGGGCTCTTCGCGCGGAAGGAAGATCCGGAATTGCGCGCCTGCGCCGCCGTGGCGCTCGGGCGCATCGGGTCGGCGACGGCGAAGGAATCGCTGCAGCGCGCCGACGGTGACAAGGACGTCATCGTGCGCAACGCGGTGAGCCGCGCGCTGCGCGGGGGAGGCGTCCAGTGA
- the ybeY gene encoding rRNA maturation RNase YbeY, protein MSGTRRAAGDALRVGVTSEGLRAPVGRLRIAAAVREVLRAEGVRDALIAVTLLSPSAMARLNKRHLRHAGATDVISFGFSPVPGAGVVGDIYICPAVARANAARAGCGVREEVLRLAVHGALHVLGWDHPDTGDRESSPMWRRQERLLASVLRRQARAA, encoded by the coding sequence GTGAGCGGAACGCGCCGGGCGGCCGGCGACGCATTGCGCGTCGGGGTGACGAGCGAAGGCCTGCGCGCGCCCGTGGGGAGGCTGCGCATCGCCGCGGCGGTGCGCGAGGTGCTGCGCGCCGAGGGGGTGCGCGACGCCCTGATCGCGGTGACGCTCCTGTCGCCTTCGGCGATGGCGCGGCTGAACAAGCGGCACCTAAGGCACGCCGGGGCGACGGATGTCATTTCGTTCGGGTTCTCGCCCGTGCCCGGCGCCGGCGTGGTCGGTGATATCTACATCTGTCCAGCCGTGGCCCGCGCCAACGCGGCCCGCGCCGGCTGCGGCGTGCGTGAAGAAGTGCTGCGGCTGGCCGTGCACGGCGCCCTGCACGTGCTGGGTTGGGATCATCCGGACACGGGTGACCGCGAGTCGTCCCCGATGTGGCGGCGTCAGGAACGCCTGCTCGCGAGCGTGCTCCGCCGTCAGGCACGCGCGGCGTGA
- the rlmN gene encoding 23S rRNA (adenine(2503)-C(2))-methyltransferase RlmN, translating to MTTRAAALNLLDLTPAEAEQRLRAFAEERGVGAYRGSQTMRHLWARPAPAFDAMTDLPLEFRAALSEGFAIPRLELADEQRSTDGTRKFLFRLHDGQTIETVAIPDGDRVTLCISSQAGCALQCSFCATGLMGFYRNLLPSEIAGQVRELALLSEPIHPTNIVFMGMGEPLMNWKAVGIVLSILNDPKGCGIGARHITVSTVGVLPGIEALAKRPEQFRLAISVHAPTDELRRMLMPVNIKFPLEKVIDAAAEFSRRVTFEYVMLGGVNDQPAHAAELARLAKRCGAFVNLIPLHPGGAGSYTPTSPDGIKRFAAAIAKHGVEVAVRKSRGTDIAAACGQLRVERLRRRPPRAPDENGEVEVA from the coding sequence GTGACCACGCGAGCCGCAGCGCTGAACCTGCTCGATCTCACGCCCGCCGAGGCCGAGCAGCGGTTGCGCGCATTCGCCGAGGAGCGCGGCGTTGGCGCCTACCGCGGCAGCCAGACCATGCGCCACCTCTGGGCCCGTCCGGCGCCGGCGTTTGACGCGATGACGGACCTGCCGCTCGAGTTCCGGGCCGCGCTCAGCGAGGGGTTCGCGATCCCGCGCCTCGAACTCGCCGACGAGCAGCGTTCGACCGACGGCACGCGGAAGTTCCTCTTTCGCCTGCACGACGGGCAGACCATCGAGACCGTCGCCATTCCCGACGGCGATCGCGTCACGCTCTGCATCTCGTCGCAGGCCGGCTGCGCGCTGCAGTGCTCCTTCTGCGCCACTGGCCTGATGGGCTTCTACCGCAACCTGCTCCCTTCGGAAATCGCCGGGCAGGTGCGCGAGCTCGCGCTGCTTTCCGAGCCGATTCATCCGACGAACATCGTCTTCATGGGGATGGGCGAACCGCTGATGAACTGGAAGGCGGTGGGCATCGTGCTGTCGATCCTGAACGATCCCAAGGGATGCGGCATCGGCGCGCGGCACATCACCGTCTCGACGGTGGGCGTGCTGCCGGGCATCGAGGCGCTGGCCAAGCGCCCCGAGCAGTTCCGGCTCGCCATCTCGGTGCACGCGCCGACCGATGAGCTGCGCCGCATGCTGATGCCGGTCAACATCAAGTTCCCGCTCGAGAAAGTCATCGACGCCGCCGCGGAATTCAGCCGACGCGTGACGTTCGAGTACGTGATGCTGGGCGGCGTGAATGACCAGCCGGCGCACGCCGCGGAACTCGCGCGCCTCGCCAAGCGGTGCGGCGCCTTCGTGAACCTGATTCCGCTGCACCCGGGCGGGGCCGGCTCGTACACGCCGACGTCGCCCGATGGGATCAAGCGATTCGCCGCGGCCATCGCCAAGCACGGCGTCGAGGTGGCGGTGCGCAAGAGCCGCGGCACCGACATCGCGGCCGCGTGCGGTCAGCTACGGGTAGAGCGTCTGCGGCGGCGCCCGCCACGAGCGCCCGACGAGAATGGTGAGGTCGAGGTAGCGTAG
- a CDS encoding PTS sugar transporter subunit IIA — MLTALLPPARIRVPLGSHSRHALFRELLELALPDADPALLDAAFQGVLSREAVVSTAIGDGLAVPHGRTNAVDHICMAAGIVEGMEDYRAPDGVPVRACFLVVTPEADAGTHLKVLGRLARLMRNDALREALMKAEDADAFAAVLARAEGA; from the coding sequence TTGCTCACCGCACTGCTCCCCCCGGCACGGATACGCGTTCCGTTGGGAAGCCATTCACGACACGCCTTGTTCCGCGAACTGCTGGAACTGGCGCTTCCCGATGCCGATCCAGCGCTGCTGGACGCGGCCTTTCAGGGAGTGTTGTCGCGCGAGGCCGTGGTGAGCACCGCGATTGGCGATGGCCTCGCGGTGCCGCACGGGCGTACGAATGCGGTGGACCATATTTGCATGGCCGCCGGCATCGTCGAGGGAATGGAAGACTATCGCGCGCCCGATGGAGTGCCGGTGCGCGCCTGCTTCCTGGTGGTGACGCCCGAGGCGGATGCCGGCACCCATTTGAAGGTGCTGGGGCGCTTGGCGCGACTGATGCGGAATGACGCCCTGCGCGAGGCGCTCATGAAGGCGGAAGATGCGGACGCCTTTGCGGCGGTGCTGGCGCGCGCGGAGGGGGCGTGA
- a CDS encoding VanZ family protein, producing the protein MIRGRWRWVVAWAVLIEVLVLWPSPPDIAPRWLGGGFDKVVHAALFAVLAALAAWARAAQHRVRWPAAVGAALFGAFTEGQQHFIPSRSMELGDLLADTGGAMLGLALFAALALRRRGLQG; encoded by the coding sequence GTGATTCGCGGGCGATGGCGTTGGGTGGTGGCGTGGGCGGTGCTCATCGAAGTGCTCGTGCTCTGGCCGTCGCCACCCGACATCGCGCCGCGTTGGCTGGGGGGTGGGTTCGACAAGGTCGTGCACGCGGCGCTCTTTGCGGTGCTGGCCGCGCTGGCGGCGTGGGCGCGGGCAGCGCAACACCGGGTGCGGTGGCCGGCGGCGGTGGGCGCGGCGCTCTTTGGCGCGTTCACTGAGGGGCAGCAGCATTTCATCCCCAGCCGGTCGATGGAACTGGGGGATCTCTTGGCGGACACGGGTGGGGCCATGCTTGGCCTCGCGCTGTTCGCCGCGTTGGCGCTGCGGCGCCGGGGGCTTCAGGGTTGA
- a CDS encoding LytR C-terminal domain-containing protein — MELGPIASPASDASAARRRRRRRRIALLVILAAIVGGVFRSPSSRAPSEGGEISGTPAARPKRVVPDTLRIKVEVINATATRGLGRLATAWLRDKGFDVVGTGTAPQAERRDSSVVLDRSGHPEWARMAADALGGARIESRPDSLRYLDLTILVGRSWRAPPQTLYP; from the coding sequence GTGGAACTCGGTCCGATAGCGTCGCCGGCGTCGGACGCGTCCGCCGCCCGGCGCCGGCGCCGGCGCCGGCGCATCGCGCTGCTCGTGATCCTCGCCGCGATCGTCGGCGGTGTCTTTCGGTCGCCGTCCAGTCGCGCGCCGAGTGAAGGCGGCGAAATCTCCGGGACGCCGGCGGCGCGCCCGAAGCGAGTCGTTCCTGATACGTTGCGCATCAAGGTGGAAGTCATCAACGCGACGGCCACGCGCGGACTTGGCCGGCTGGCCACCGCCTGGCTGCGCGACAAGGGCTTCGACGTCGTGGGCACGGGGACGGCGCCGCAGGCGGAGCGTCGCGACAGTTCGGTGGTACTTGATCGGTCCGGGCATCCGGAATGGGCCAGGATGGCGGCCGACGCCCTCGGCGGCGCGCGCATCGAGTCGCGCCCCGATTCGCTACGCTACCTCGACCTCACCATTCTCGTCGGGCGCTCGTGGCGGGCGCCGCCGCAGACGCTCTACCCGTAG
- a CDS encoding HD domain-containing phosphohydrolase, giving the protein MTTPSSSRPSVAMRGSVAMQALADVTGEAYVRVASRSFILAFYGTMRNLRLYPFENSVVQQSLQELSFITNEIITREKECEFRVAGEFIFVNGTRLRLDLDNYSSFSALLTQFRQNGIGQLKALRAPAIRDWTVLLGYLQNPQGSDAVDRFEGLVRRLGDTGVTSFELGPLVEGDEDQSGQHLESKEKAKRTYARSVSATKDVINSVRMGQSANIKKIKRVVQGIVDQILSDETSLVGLTTIRDYDDYTFTHSVNVCIFSIALGRRLALTRLQLYDLGMAALFHDIGKARVPAEIINKADVLTDDEWRAIAGHPWLGVLALFSVKDQQEFPYRSMLVAFQHHMKRDLTGYPRSLRTKDMMFYSKIVACADGFDAATSRRSYQTTPMAPSAVLQEMRDNPRRGVDPIIVKAFINLLGIYPVGTFVVLDTFELAIVHGANPDPELLSRPLVRIVSDDLGNVQYPGTVVNLAERTEDGEYRRTIIKTADPDRYGIRVGDYFV; this is encoded by the coding sequence GTGACCACGCCCTCGTCGTCGCGCCCCTCGGTGGCCATGCGCGGCTCCGTCGCCATGCAGGCGCTCGCCGACGTGACCGGCGAAGCGTACGTGCGCGTGGCCAGCCGGTCGTTCATCCTGGCGTTCTACGGGACGATGCGGAACCTCCGCCTCTATCCGTTCGAGAACTCCGTCGTCCAGCAGTCGCTGCAGGAACTGTCGTTCATCACCAACGAGATCATCACCCGCGAGAAGGAATGCGAGTTCCGCGTGGCGGGCGAGTTCATCTTCGTCAACGGCACGCGCCTGCGCCTGGACCTCGACAACTACTCGAGCTTCAGCGCGCTGCTCACGCAGTTCCGGCAGAATGGCATCGGCCAGCTCAAGGCGTTGCGCGCCCCCGCCATCCGTGACTGGACCGTGCTGCTCGGGTACCTGCAGAACCCGCAGGGGAGCGACGCGGTGGACCGGTTCGAGGGGCTGGTCAGGCGCCTCGGCGACACCGGTGTCACGTCGTTCGAGCTCGGGCCGCTGGTGGAGGGGGACGAGGACCAGAGCGGACAGCACCTCGAGTCGAAGGAGAAGGCCAAGCGCACCTACGCGCGCTCCGTGTCGGCCACCAAGGACGTGATCAACTCGGTGCGCATGGGGCAGAGCGCGAACATCAAGAAGATCAAGCGCGTGGTGCAGGGCATCGTCGACCAGATCCTCTCGGATGAGACGTCGCTCGTCGGGCTGACGACGATCCGCGACTACGACGACTACACGTTCACGCACTCGGTGAACGTCTGCATCTTCTCCATCGCCCTCGGCCGGCGACTCGCGCTCACGCGCCTCCAGCTCTACGACCTCGGCATGGCCGCGCTGTTCCACGACATCGGCAAGGCCCGCGTTCCCGCGGAGATCATCAACAAGGCCGACGTGCTCACCGACGACGAGTGGCGCGCCATCGCCGGGCACCCGTGGCTCGGCGTGCTGGCGCTCTTCTCGGTGAAGGACCAGCAGGAGTTCCCGTATCGCTCGATGCTGGTCGCCTTCCAGCACCACATGAAGCGCGACCTCACCGGCTACCCGCGCAGCCTCCGCACGAAGGACATGATGTTCTACTCGAAGATCGTGGCCTGCGCGGACGGCTTCGACGCGGCGACGTCGCGCCGGTCGTACCAGACGACGCCGATGGCGCCGTCGGCGGTGCTGCAGGAGATGCGGGACAACCCGCGCCGCGGCGTCGATCCGATCATCGTCAAGGCCTTCATCAACCTGCTGGGCATCTACCCGGTGGGCACCTTCGTGGTGCTCGACACCTTCGAGCTCGCCATCGTGCACGGCGCGAACCCCGACCCCGAACTGCTCTCCCGTCCGCTCGTGCGCATCGTCAGCGACGACCTGGGCAACGTGCAGTATCCGGGGACGGTCGTGAACCTCGCCGAGCGCACGGAGGACGGCGAGTACCGCCGCACGATCATCAAGACCGCCGACCCCGACCGCTACGGCATTCGCGTCGGCGACTACTTCGTCTAA
- a CDS encoding PhoH family protein: MTDATARGTAPDAGEAQVRKLSTEGADLLLLAGVGDANLAELQRIYPVRVTLRGDAMTIAGPAEALEKAAGVAQRMLDAARQRMALDADDVLRFSMEGPGSGEGAPERLVLPGVRKIIQPKTQGQAQYLRALFESDIVVGIGPAGTGKTYLAVAAAVDMLARKRVRRIVLARPAVEAGESLGFLPGDMQAKVDPYLRPLYDALEDMMPPERMQRALETRIIEIAPLAYMRGRTLGDAFVILDEAQNATSLQMKMFLTRLGVNSRAVITGDKTQVDLPNKADSGLTQVERILPGIDGIAFHYFSDADVIRHRLVREIVKAYAADAEQGA; this comes from the coding sequence GTGACGGACGCAACGGCGCGCGGCACCGCGCCGGATGCCGGCGAAGCCCAGGTGCGGAAGCTTTCCACCGAAGGGGCCGACCTGCTGCTGCTGGCGGGCGTCGGTGACGCGAACCTGGCGGAGCTGCAGCGCATCTATCCCGTGCGCGTGACGCTGCGGGGCGATGCGATGACGATCGCCGGTCCGGCGGAGGCGCTGGAGAAGGCGGCTGGCGTCGCGCAGCGCATGCTCGACGCGGCCCGGCAACGCATGGCCCTCGATGCCGACGACGTCCTCCGGTTCTCGATGGAAGGCCCGGGGAGCGGGGAAGGCGCGCCCGAGCGGCTCGTGCTCCCGGGCGTCCGGAAGATCATCCAGCCGAAGACGCAGGGACAGGCGCAGTACCTGCGCGCACTCTTCGAGAGCGACATCGTGGTCGGCATCGGCCCGGCCGGCACGGGCAAGACGTACCTGGCCGTGGCCGCCGCGGTCGACATGCTCGCCCGCAAGCGCGTGCGGCGCATTGTGCTCGCGCGCCCGGCGGTGGAGGCGGGTGAGTCGCTGGGCTTCCTCCCGGGCGACATGCAGGCCAAGGTCGATCCGTACCTGCGGCCGCTGTACGACGCCCTCGAGGACATGATGCCGCCCGAGCGCATGCAGCGCGCGCTGGAGACACGCATCATCGAGATCGCGCCGCTCGCGTACATGCGCGGCCGCACGCTGGGCGACGCCTTCGTCATTCTCGACGAGGCGCAGAACGCCACCAGCCTGCAGATGAAGATGTTCCTGACGCGGCTCGGCGTGAATTCGCGCGCGGTGATCACCGGCGACAAGACGCAGGTTGACCTGCCGAACAAGGCGGACAGTGGGCTCACGCAGGTGGAGCGCATCCTGCCGGGAATCGACGGCATCGCGTTCCACTACTTCAGCGACGCCGATGTGATCCGCCACCGGCTCGTGCGCGAGATCGTCAAGGCCTACGCGGCCGACGCGGAGCAGGGCGCGTGA